A single genomic interval of Psychroserpens sp. NJDZ02 harbors:
- a CDS encoding NUDIX hydrolase: MDELIDIIDKNGLPTGQTALKSEIHSKGYYHNTVHIWFYTADGEILLAQRGASKLIYPLLWDVSVAGHIDAGETLEKGAIREIQEEIGIKISKKDLDKIGVFECFKTYPNGIIDNEFHHTYITQLDLSFSSLTPQKEEVEALKLVSMFDFFELLENSENNGHFIASNSDYYNIVAEAILKKIT, encoded by the coding sequence ATGGACGAATTAATTGATATTATAGATAAAAATGGACTTCCAACTGGTCAGACCGCTTTAAAAAGCGAAATTCATAGCAAAGGCTACTATCACAACACTGTACATATTTGGTTTTACACAGCAGATGGTGAAATCTTATTAGCACAACGTGGGGCTTCAAAACTAATCTACCCGTTGCTTTGGGATGTCTCTGTCGCTGGACATATTGATGCTGGTGAAACTTTAGAAAAAGGAGCTATTAGAGAAATACAAGAAGAAATAGGTATAAAAATCTCTAAAAAAGACTTAGATAAAATTGGTGTTTTTGAATGCTTTAAAACGTACCCAAATGGCATTATTGACAATGAGTTTCATCATACCTATATAACACAATTAGACCTATCGTTTTCATCTCTAACACCTCAAAAGGAAGAAGTTGAAGCTTTAAAACTGGTAAGTATGTTTGATTTTTTTGAACTTTTAGAAAACAGCGAAAACAACGGGCATTTTATCGCTAGTAATTCTGACTATTATAATATTGTCGCTGAAGCTATTTTAAAAAAGATAACCTAA
- a CDS encoding aminotransferase class V-fold PLP-dependent enzyme → MDLKQQKHLFDLPEDITYLNIASQSPAFNTIHQAGLDGLLQKKRPYLITGSDYFEPVKQLKSLFAQLIDEDDYNRIALIPSASYGIATVTNNIVLKPTDEILIIDEQFPSNYYSWKRLADQYQATIKVVKTPIDSENSGKQWNLDIIEAINSNTAVVAMGHIHWSNGTLFDLKAIRKKSKQHQALLIIDGSQSIGALPFSVKELQPDALICAGYKWLFGPYGCGYAYFSKTFDNGIPLEENWTNRLNSDNFSGLTNYQEQYKPLANRYSAGESASFLNVKMQIAALQQVLEWTPLAIQQYCKTITQKAVHDLRLLGFIIEDEAYRTHHLFGIKLPENIAPEIVKQTLADHNIFVSFRGNYIRLSCHVFNTPEDFETVLSCFSYIIKIT, encoded by the coding sequence ATGGATTTAAAACAACAAAAACACTTATTTGATTTACCGGAGGACATAACGTATTTAAATATCGCATCGCAATCACCAGCGTTTAATACGATCCATCAGGCTGGTTTAGATGGATTACTGCAAAAAAAAAGACCTTATTTAATTACAGGCTCTGATTATTTTGAACCTGTAAAACAACTTAAATCCCTATTTGCACAACTTATTGATGAAGACGATTATAACCGTATTGCATTAATTCCGTCAGCATCTTATGGTATCGCTACAGTCACAAATAACATTGTTCTAAAACCAACTGACGAAATTTTAATTATTGACGAGCAGTTTCCTAGTAATTACTATTCATGGAAAAGATTAGCCGACCAATATCAAGCAACTATTAAGGTTGTCAAAACACCTATAGATTCTGAAAATAGTGGTAAGCAATGGAATTTAGATATCATCGAAGCTATAAATAGTAATACTGCAGTGGTAGCAATGGGTCACATCCACTGGTCTAACGGAACGTTATTCGATTTAAAAGCAATCCGAAAAAAATCTAAACAACATCAAGCTTTATTAATTATTGATGGTAGCCAAAGTATTGGCGCACTGCCGTTCTCTGTTAAAGAGTTACAACCAGACGCACTGATTTGTGCAGGATACAAATGGCTCTTTGGGCCGTATGGTTGTGGTTATGCTTATTTTAGTAAAACGTTTGATAACGGCATTCCGCTTGAAGAAAATTGGACCAATCGCTTAAATAGCGACAATTTTTCAGGCTTAACAAACTACCAAGAACAATACAAACCATTAGCCAATCGCTATTCTGCAGGAGAAAGCGCCAGCTTTTTAAATGTAAAAATGCAAATTGCAGCATTACAACAAGTTTTAGAATGGACTCCCTTAGCTATCCAACAGTATTGCAAAACAATAACACAAAAAGCTGTTCACGACTTAAGACTACTCGGTTTTATAATTGAAGATGAGGCGTATAGAACGCATCATTTATTTGGAATTAAATTACCAGAAAACATAGCGCCCGAAATTGTAAAACAAACATTAGCTGATCATAATATTTTTGTTTCCTTTAGAGGAAATTATATTAGATTATCTTGTCATGTATTTAATACTCCTGAAGATTTTGAAACAGTACTCTCTTGTTTTTCATATATAATTAAAATAACTTAA